The segment cggtttccgtagttgtgcagcatatgcacattaaattgttttgcacatattggaatgataagtaactaaaattaactcatacataaataagcaatttttgaaaaccaattacaacaggtgacaactaaaattttggatttcttTCGAGGCTCCTATACATAACAACAAATGAGCTCAGAGAAAAATGAGAGGTGTATGTGTTATCTCTCTCTCTTGTTTCTGCcagtgttttttgttttgtttaggcttgccaagttttgttcaaaatggcgtcaaaacaagaagaatTTCGCTAGCGCGTTGTATACTCCTACGAATTACACAATGATCTCGGCAAGAACTATAGAgtacaatattttaaaaccgaAAATATTGCGGTTTCGACCATTTACCATATCCTTAGATCCCCAACATCTACTCTCAAGCAAGgtggtggaagaccagccaaaattatggacgcagaagaacgtcgttctctttctcgtgcctacaacaacaaggattccgtgagccaacgcgggatgccgcaaaaaagttcaactgttcTCACCGGTACATCTGCGAAATATTAAAAACAGTCGAAATAAAGTTCCGGAGCAGATTTCGACGCTGAAATCTCAATGCCGCTGGTTGATGACGAATTATTCcggaaaatgctttgttttggcCAATGAAATTTACTTTACTTTCGAAGACGTAAATATGGTTATTTTGATGGCGGATCAGTTCGATATACTCTTCTCATATTTTTGTGGCAAATCGGATCAAAAATTATATGAATCTGAAAAACACATCTAgtataattttgtttgaattttataatttcACTATTATTTTCAATTGCACTACATGTATACGCACTTTTGTTTCCGTTTCCATTTGTTACTGGACAGAGTCAGATTATTTCTGCTTATTACATGAAAGAACCCCGCAATCACACTGCACTGGTGGAACTGCTATATTGAGATAATGTAGTCAATCAAACGATCACCAGCAAAGATTAAATGTAAACTAGCGCTCGCTGATATTGCGAAATCGAAACAAGAtattgaaacacaaattacaTATGCATTTGTTATCACGCTGAACATCATGTCAATTGTTATTACTATCAGCAAATCATGTTATTGTTATCAAATTCCGGTGAATCGAGGATGATAAACCTTCAATTTCCGCTCCCGTTGCGAAGAAAATCGACAAACGATAACAAGATGCGTTAATATATAAGGCTGGGCAAACCCCAGCATCTGAAGCAACGTACTTCGCCTAGCAATGCAGACTCTCCTGTTGGTAATCGCCGCTTTGGCTGTGTCCAGTGCCGAATGGACCGGAATCGATTGGTCTCGGGTTAAGCCGATCGAAGAATTCGACCATTACTGGGCTCGTATTCCGAAGGAATGGCAATTCTTGCGTGATCTAACACCACCATCCCCTAGGATCACGAATGGACAGGAAGCTACTCCCGGGCAGTTCCCGTATCAAGCTCTTGTGATCACTAACTTTGAGAGTATCGATGGCTTGTGTGGAGGAGTAGTTTTGACCAGAAATTACATCCTAACGGCTGGTCATTGTGTTTTCAACGTTCCAGCAGGAATGGCTATTGTGGGAATTCACCACCGCACTGGTTCCGAGCCGTCACAACAATCGATTAATTTCGTCGGGAGCGACGTCAGAGTTCACGAAGGATACAACCCAAATAACATCCGAAACGACATCGCCGTTATTCGAATGAACCGCCCCATCGATTTTAATGCTTTTAATGTGTTCAGCCAGTTCGAATTCCTGCCGCGGGCGATAGCCGTAattttgccggattgaccggaACGGTTTCCGGATTTGGACGGTGGTCTGATTTCGACCAGAGTAACTCCGCTGTGCTGCGGTTCGCTAGAAACCCCATCATTACGGAAGCGGACTGTTTGGCAGGTTGGGGCAACGATGCCGGCGTCATCCAGCCGCAGAATATTTGTCTCTCCGGTGAAGGTGGCCGCTCGCCTTGCCACGGTGACTCCGGTGGTCCGTTGACCATCGTTGACAATGGCAGCCCGCTGCTGGTCGGAATCGTTTCGTTCGGACCGATCGCTTTCTGCTCGATCGGAATGCCGTCGGTTTATGTGCGTGTTACGCAATTCCGGCAATGGATCGTTAACAATTCGGATTTTTCGTGAGCGGCTAGTTTTTTCTTGAAACAGATGAAGCTTGACTTTTGATACAACGATTtagaataaaaatcatgcaaattgCACTAACATTGTGTTTAATACTGAGATGAAACTTGACCTAAACTTAGACGCAACTGAACAGAAACTAGATGAAAAATATTAGATTACAGTTGTTTGTGATTTTGTTTTGGCTTTGAATTGTATGAATATATCTGTCTCACTTCAAAGACGGTAATTGAGTGACGTGACATGACCTATTGAGGATAGCCACTCACAAAATGGTGAGGAAACCCCCAGTTTTTTTAAGTCTTCCAAAGAGAGTACCGTGACCAATTCGATCAAACGTCGCTTTCATATTCATGTGAGGAAATGTGTTGTCCAGACTGGTTGTAATCACCAAATAGCAGCGGTAAGTCATTCGACGCTAGATGTGAATACACATTTTCAGCTGAGTCGATATGTTTGCTGATCCTTTTTGCGTCACCCTTATGACTGAGGAGTAAATAGCTCGGAGAGTGATCGGCAACTGCTGATTACGATCTCGCCTGAAGATGGGAAAAGTGCCTGCAAAAAGCTCTTGCGAGTGAATTTTCTCGTCAACCTAGGTTTCCTTCAAAATTGTTATAAAGAAATTCGACTCTGTTGCGGCAATATTTTAAAATAGTCATACAATTTGGTTCAAGGTCTACGCACGTTTTGATAGTAAATCAGCAGTGCATTCGAGAAGTTCAGCTGTGAATCAGACACAGAGTTTGAAACGAGGACTGCAGTGCTAGTGACCCTTGTAAACATCCATCAGTTCCACGGCACTATTGAATACCGAATTTCATCGAACCACGTTTGGGTACCATGAACCAATGGCTGCGTGTATCCGGACATTCACACGGGCTGAAGGACTGTTTGAATTTTGATAATCTACcggaaaatttatgcaaaaattGAGGAGAACTGACTggatataattttaatttgttgattttgctaAACTATGCATTAAGACTTAGTCAGATGGATCTTATTAacaataaagaaataaataacCAGTCATCCTGACTTCTCTATAACCCGAGATCAATTTTTCGAGGCTCTTCAAGATTTTTCCTAACCTACCTTGACGTGGCACGGAAGTTCTATCCTTCTAACCAACTTGTTCATCATCTAGATAAAAAAATAGTCATACTGCTATCGTAAGGTCTTGAGTTATCACCCAGCACTGTTCGCTAGATCCAGTccactgtggttcaaaggttcaccaatatctgcgaTCTACATGGCCTGGAAGAAAAATGTGCCTCGAGGCTGTCATTATAACTTGGTTGGATCCgtggatcccccagcttggttAGAGAGGAaggttatacaaacttaataagcgttgcttcaatgactctcTCTTACCTAATTTTGcgttctttccccttcacgcttTGTCTCCCCTGAGATACTATCAAGCACCTTTATTTGATTACTTTTTTCAACCATTTCCGACACTGATTGTAAAAATTATAAcggtaaaaaagaagaaagagttttctttattaaaaatggatttatttTAGTAAGGAAAAAATTCATGGGAAAGTCCCGGTTATGCTTCTATATCATCGCCTCGACTAAATATTCACGCTGTGAAGGTAAGGCTCTCTGTTTGGTGGGCTCAGATCGGGATTATTTATCATGGACTATTGAAACCAAATGAAACCAGCCACCCACCAGTGGAAGAGGGTATCAAAGACAATTGATGGGATTTAGCCGTGTGAAAAACGGCCTCAATACGAGCTTAGACACGAGAAAGTTATTCTACAGCGTGATAATGGTCGGTCTCAAGTTGTCAAACTCGTTTTAATCTACTAGAAAATTTTCAATGGGGAAACCCTATCCATCCACCATAAAAAAATACAGGATTTCATTGCAAACAGTCTTAggtacattttttatttttattttaatgtggttttagcCATTTGGCCATTCACCATCAAGTCTTAGGTACTTTCTTTAGCGCGTGCGGGTTACAGTTTACGACATTATGAATAATCGGAATTGCTGACGATCCATTGCCGGAAGTGGGTGATGCGCACGTACACCGACggcattccaatcgagcagccaGCGGACGACCCGAACGAAACGATTCCAACCTGCACTGTGTTGCCATTCTCGAAAATGGTCATTGGACCACCGGAGTCACCGTGGCAAGCCGAACGGCCACCGTCACCGGACATGCAAATGTTCTGCGGCTGAATGACGTTCGTATTGTGGCTCCAACGTGCCAAGCAGTCTGCTTCGGTCAGAAGTGGGTTGCTAGTGTACCGCAGTATGGCTGCAGTGTTAGGGCTAGAATCGGACCACCGTCCGAACCCGGACACAGTTCCGATTGATCCGGCGAATTGACGGTTATCGCCCGCGGCGGGAATGCGCACTGGTTGGACACGTTCATTGAAAGTGATTACGCTGTTTAGTCGTACAACGGCGACGTCGTTCCTGGTGTTAGTTGGGGTATAACCTTCGTGGATTCTGATACCGCTTATTGAGAATTCGATTCTTTGCTGAGATGCTTCATTAACGGTACGGTCGTGAGCTCCGATAACAGCAACTCCTCGTTGAGCGTTCACAACACAATGCGCAGCCGTTAGGATGTAATTTCTGGTCAAAACTGATCCTCCGCATAATCCGTCACCATCGGAAAAGGCAATCAACACCGCAATCTGATACGGGAACTGACCCGGAGCAGCCTCCCATCCATTCGTGATTCTACGGGATGGTGTCAACTTGCGAAGAAATTGCCATTCCTTCGGAATACGACCCCAGTAGTGGTCGAATTCTTCGATCGGCTTAACCCGGGACCAATCGATATCAATCCATTCGGCACTAGCCACGGCCAAGGCGGCGATCACCAGCAGCGCAGTCTTCATTTCGGATGAGTTAAGTTACTACACGGATTTGGAACTATCAGCCGGTCGCTTTTATACTAACCACGGGTTATCGTCAATCAGGAACGATTGGTTTCCAGGTAAAACGGAAATTGAACATTTATCATCCTCGAGTTAATGGGATTTGATAACATGCATTACTGATACGCTTGACACGGTTTGAGCTTCCGCAAAAAATGTGGGGACCcccaatgctcaggtcggtaaCGATTGGAAATGATACTGCAAAATTCGatgcaaaatttgaattcgGTTTTTAACATTATACGAATGTGGAATATTTTACGTTTGAGTAATTTAACCCAGGGAAGGTTACATCGAAAAAATACTCGGATAGTATCAAATGATTGTAATTATACATGctgttgttttattttgatcgacgtttcgactttttgtagtctttatcgACGATGCGTTTGAATTCATCAATGCACCAAAGTCGGTTGTGAAAATACAAGGggagaaattaaaattaatcgaAATTTCCATGCAACAATAATATAAAACGAATTCTATTCACGATTCACGAACTACACAATAATGGTAGCAAATTCCTTTCAAAAATGCAGCTGTAGTAATCAATTATCAAACATCAGTCGCATTCCGCTTTTATAATTTTGGTAAATTCTTTGTGAAACATTATGAAGAAGTAAATCGAATTGGCGGACGAAAATGGTATGACtgagaaaaataattgattaaCGCAACCGCAATCGATTGCTGGTCAAGTGCGTTTTCAATTATTCCAACGCATAGTTTACTAACAGGCTGTCTAATGTCAAGTTTTGTTTCGTTCTTCACACATTTACCCAGCAAACGAATATCATTTAAGAGGACTAATTGTTTCTGTTAAAATAGGGTTCGAGAAAAGCTGAAAAATGTTATTGGATTAATCCATTAAGCTAATCTAACAATCAGTTCAGACTTGGTTTCTAGCTAGTCGTTTGATTATATAACGTTTATGCTTGGGCTCGATTGAATGCTTACTGTTTTTCAAGGGTATCGACGGATTAGGTCTGGGAGAAAAGTTGATTACGAATCCAGTTATAATTGGCTTGGTTCGGTtcgcggatcccccagcttgggtaaagagaaaCGTTATACTAActcaataagcgttgcttcaatgaccttcCCTCAGCTAATTTTCCGcttcacgtcttgtctcgcACTAGAGGCACTATCAACACCttcgtttcattactttcttcaacCGTTCCATTCGTCGAATGAAAAAAACGTGAAAAGCTTGAATGCTTGAGAATATAAATCTTTTGAAAACTCGAAATAAAGTATGaatcgtgtttacgtatgagGAAGAGGGTCCTTCACGCTATTGCCtttattaaatttaatgtaTATAGATGTCAATCCCATGTTTGCTCATAGCTTCCCGCATGGATCTATATGCACTAGCGTCCCCAGACATAAACAGAAGGTGGAGCATTCGTGTTTTCAGAAGaattagaaattagagttgaatatgactaaaattggaattcaaattggacttgaaatcagagtttaaattgaactcaaaatttTACGTTAAATTAGACTTTTCCTACAATCGGACATGcacttggacttgaaattgaacttgacagcatagcatagcatagcatagtttgaccgcccgtgagttgcccgcgattgatctagatcacctgagattgcacaaaggaccatcagaatgatgcttgagagtagcagatcattctcagtgtgcgttttctggtgatctaattctttgtgatgaccaatggcaaagctggccacgcccatgcaggtcaatttggtatggtaaggaatgttagtccgacacttgctgctactagagaccgaggaatcctctgcatcatccacaagtatcacaggaaggagttgatgTTAGTAGACAGAGATTGATCTGGATCCAtcgaggcaggtggtgcgatcacgTCATTCAAGCTCGCGAACGATTTGAGGACGTCTctggttacgtggccattgcgaaacaggtagtggagatccgacatatcgatataagaaaaaactatgagaaatcagtttaccgcaccgaaaATTATGTGCTATTAACATATCCGAGTCGTTCGAAATCGCCGGCAGTTAATAAATtccgatagacatttgttgctataTGACTGCACGAGATACCTTTTcgcatccttcgatcataaaaCTTACTTGAAAACTCCAACTACTTTATTAGGGAACTGTTTAAGCTATTTAGTTTTTGATATTCGATAATCATATTAAAGAAATTAACcgcgatgttcctaggtaaccgatttcaCGACTCAAATGCACGTTTATTATGCTTCAAAAAaagttccggtttgtaaacgcGCCATTGCTAAATatgctcaaatgaattcaaaatgaccATCAAAAGCAACTGCTGCCGGAGAAAAATacaacgagcgagacacgaaaacAAACGATACTACATTATCATACGAAACAAtactcagtatgtaagcaccggttgtatgagactaacctggatattcggaatttttttttgtaaagctagtataattacgaaaattaagatcaaaaatactctTATTTTATAAATCTAATATCATGGTAATGATACTCATAAACAACCATAACTTATTAATTTATATCGGATTTATATAGtagcacatgcgagatttacgacTCGAAAACCGTATGACAACTTGAacatattatacctgaaaacaaaaatcaggaataatgaaacaagccaatattatagtccctaagttgataagaaTTTCCTcataccaacgctaatatgcagagagaCATGTTCAATTGAGTAACGAAAACAATAAATggggaaaaatgggacaaaaaagaaaataaaatgggaaaaaatgaaaacagaagacaaaagggatgaaaatgaatagaaaaacagaacatgaccgaaaaggaggaaaagcaggacataataagaggaggaacggaacagacaaacgacgaacgacgaacgacgaacgAACTAAAACGGGATTAGAAAGCGAAAATAGACAAAAccgaaatagaagaaaaaggtcgaaacaggaaagaaaatgacaaataacgagacaaaaaagagaaacaggTCTGAAAGCAGGGCAAACAGAACAGAGATAATTCAGGACTCAAGAGAAAGCGAAAACCGGAACAGCAATAGAAGAGAgaaggaacagaaaaagaaaagaaaaaggatcctggaaattaaattaattaaataaataaaaaatcgtattctactaagacgctccaaaaacttcagtcaaaaaaaaaaagaatggcaGAAAAAGGAGAAGCGAaaaagagaaaccaaaaaggaaaagaagaataatgaaagagaaaaaagaatcataactTTTATCACTTTAATATCGACTTCTACTGGTCAAGTTATGTTGTAcaccaattctttttttacacgggagaTGCGTGCCGTGTAcaaaaaaccgtgcaaaaataaaccgtgttatttcgagtaaccgtacaaaaaaaaatttcttttcaatgcaaaaaatatcgccgtaaaaagcggaagagaggagacacgaagagaatctcccatttgcagatacgtcgaaatgaaaaagtatccGAGATTCACTCCCTCATaagtagaaaaaagaaaaccgataggaaGCAAGGAAAACGGGAATAGGTAAAACGAgacataaaaggagaaatatgggacaaaaagCGAGAAATTAGGTAAAACAGAAGAACAAAAGGCGGAAAGCGGGTGATAAAAGGAAAACTGGAGTGGAAAGAGAAAGCATGGCTAAAAACCGAATTAAATAACGGAAAAGACGGAAGAACGAGGCTtcaaaaaataaggaaaacggcACAGACGAAGGCAAAAAAGCTGAAGacgagaaaaaggaaaataggAAAGAATGACTGAAAATCAGAAAGAAAATAACTGAGAACATGCGGAAAGCATGGGAAAAACCGGGACTAAAGACAAGAAAAAATGGTgccaaaaaaacgaagaaacaaGAAATAAGGGactgaaaaaaaggaaaacgagaaaaaagaggaaaaagaggaaaaataaaaagaaagtgagagtaaaaatcaagaaaacggtacagaaaaggagcaaaaacgaaacaaaggg is part of the Sabethes cyaneus chromosome 2, idSabCyanKW18_F2, whole genome shotgun sequence genome and harbors:
- the LOC128738246 gene encoding brachyurin-like, yielding MKTALLVIAALAVASAEWIDIDWSRVKPIEEFDHYWGRIPKEWQFLRKLTPSRRITNGWEAAPGQFPYQIAVLIAFSDGDGLCGGSVLTRNYILTAAHCVVNAQRGVAVIGAHDRTVNEASQQRIEFSISGIRIHEGYTPTNTRNDVAVVRLNSVITFNERVQPVRIPAAGDNRQFAGSIGTVSGFGRWSDSSPNTAAILRYTSNPLLTEADCLARWSHNTNVIQPQNICMSGDGGRSACHGDSGGPMTIFENGNTVQVGIVSFGSSAGCSIGMPSVYVRITHFRQWIVSNSDYS